A window of Oligoflexus sp. genomic DNA:
GTCCTTACGCGCCTATCTATTGGATACTTCTCGTCTGCAACATCCTCATCCCGCAGTTGCTCTGGTGGAAAAGCCTGCGTTCCAGCTCCATCGCCGTTTGGCTGCTGGCCATGGTCATCAACGTCGGGATGTGGCTGGAGCGTTTCATCATTGTCGTGACCAGTCTGCACCGCACCCAGCTACCAGCGCAGACGGGTTTCTATATGCCGACCTTTTGGGATTGGAGCACCTTTATCGGCACGATTGGTTTGTTCCTATCCTTGCTTTATCTCTTCATGCGCTATCTTCCGATCATCGCGGTGAGTGAGCTGCGGGAAATGGTCGCGCACAGCAAGGAGTCCCCACCATGACGCCGGGCCGTGAACTCTACGGAATCATGATGGCCTTCGATGGAGCCGATCAGGCCCGCGAAGCTGCGCAGAAGCTGCATCAGGAAGGCTTTCGCGCGCTCGATGCCTTCACGCCTTATCCGGTCGAGGATATGCCCGAAGCGCTCGGACTTAAGAAAAGCTGGCTGCCGAAAGCCATATTCTGCGGCGGGCTCCTGGGTGGCCTCAGCGGATATGCCCTGCAGTACTGGGCGTCCGCTTATGCGTATCCTCTTGTCATCGGAGGGCGTCCTCTGAACAGCATCCCGGTTTTTATTCCGATCACGTTTGAAACAACGGTCCTGGCTGCGGCCCTGACCGCGACCTTCGGCATGCTGATCGCGAATCGACTGCCGCGCCTGAACCATCCGGTTTTCAACGTGCCCGAATTCGAGCGAGCCAGCGTCGATCGCTTCTTCGTCTGCGTGCGGGCCGATGATCCCCGCTTTGACTATGAGCACCTTCGCAGCTTGATGAATCAACTTCCCCATGAAGGGATCCACGATGTCAGGATCTAGATTTTCCATCATACTGCTCCTGCTGCTGATGAGCTGTCGTCCTGCGGACATGTACGATCAGAAAAAAGCCGTGGCCTATGAATCCACTCCGGTATTTTCCGACCAGAGATCCGCGCGGCCGCCGGTGGACAATACGGTGGCGCAGGATTCTGATTTCAACCAGCCCTGGCGTGCAGCCCACCTCGACAATGAACGCAATACCGCACCCTTTGCCATCGCCCGGCCTGATTTGGAGCGGGGACGCGAACGCTACGAGATTTATTGCACGCC
This region includes:
- a CDS encoding cytochrome c: MSGSRFSIILLLLLMSCRPADMYDQKKAVAYESTPVFSDQRSARPPVDNTVAQDSDFNQPWRAAHLDNERNTAPFAIARPDLERGRERYEIYCTPCHGWTGEGNGMIVQRGYLQPPSFHDPVLKGKPLAHYVQVMTSGIGAMPSYAAQIPLRDRWLIAVYLRVLQSSRDVPVTSLGDEARGKLEEAQP
- a CDS encoding DUF3341 domain-containing protein; this translates as MTPGRELYGIMMAFDGADQAREAAQKLHQEGFRALDAFTPYPVEDMPEALGLKKSWLPKAIFCGGLLGGLSGYALQYWASAYAYPLVIGGRPLNSIPVFIPITFETTVLAAALTATFGMLIANRLPRLNHPVFNVPEFERASVDRFFVCVRADDPRFDYEHLRSLMNQLPHEGIHDVRI